A section of the Clostridium sp. TW13 genome encodes:
- a CDS encoding transposase, which yields MISRRKGGQNRTWTKEEKLHIVRRYFDESIVRPILAKDEGISIGMISTWIHKYLDDGEAGLENKKKPGNKFDALYKSKSMNELDRLRLIAAKQEIKIEILKKDI from the coding sequence ATGATAAGTAGACGAAAAGGTGGTCAAAATAGAACATGGACTAAGGAAGAAAAACTCCATATTGTTCGTAGGTATTTTGATGAAAGTATAGTTCGCCCAATTCTAGCAAAAGATGAAGGAATTTCAATTGGTATGATTTCAACTTGGATTCACAAATATTTAGACGACGGAGAAGCTGGTTTAGAAAACAAAAAGAAGCCTGGGAATAAGTTTGATGCATTATATAAAAGCAAATCAATGAATGAACTCGACCGACTTCGCTTAATTGCAGCAAAACAAGAAATTAAAATTGAAATATTAAAAAAGGATATATAA
- a CDS encoding methionine ABC transporter ATP-binding protein, with the protein MIEIRNLSKSYSSKVEVLTDVSITINEGEIYGIIGHSGAGKSTLLRCINGLEGYNSGSLVVMGQEVKSLKGKKLRTFRKDLGMIFQGFNLLKRKTVFDNVALPLQVWGWTTPKVRNRVNELLQLVGLEDKAKVKPSSLSGGQQQRVAIARALALNPKILLCDEATSALDPKTTKDILQLLLKINKELGITIVVVTHQMEVVKDICEKVALIEGGVIRAEGKSKDLFLNPGVSLKKFLGEEDESEVLPSEGTNIKIFFSDGMSKDTLITSMARELSIDFSIVWGKLEKFRESVLGSLVINVTEENKQLVIDYLEKNQIVWEVL; encoded by the coding sequence ATGATAGAAATTAGAAATTTAAGCAAAAGTTATAGCTCAAAAGTTGAAGTTCTAACAGATGTATCCATAACAATAAATGAAGGAGAAATCTACGGAATTATAGGTCACAGTGGAGCAGGAAAGTCAACATTATTAAGATGTATAAATGGACTTGAAGGCTACAATTCAGGAAGTCTTGTAGTAATGGGACAAGAAGTTAAATCACTTAAGGGTAAGAAATTAAGAACTTTCAGAAAAGACTTAGGAATGATATTCCAAGGGTTCAACTTACTTAAAAGAAAAACTGTATTTGATAATGTTGCACTTCCACTTCAAGTATGGGGATGGACAACACCAAAGGTTAGAAACAGAGTAAATGAATTGCTACAGTTAGTAGGTCTTGAAGATAAAGCGAAGGTTAAACCATCTTCACTAAGTGGTGGACAACAACAAAGAGTTGCCATTGCAAGAGCATTAGCTTTAAATCCAAAGATATTACTTTGTGATGAAGCTACTTCAGCTCTAGATCCTAAAACTACAAAGGATATCCTACAGTTATTACTTAAGATTAATAAGGAACTTGGAATAACAATAGTAGTTGTAACACACCAAATGGAAGTTGTTAAGGATATCTGTGAAAAGGTAGCTTTAATCGAAGGTGGAGTTATAAGAGCAGAAGGAAAGTCTAAGGACTTATTCTTAAACCCAGGAGTATCTTTAAAGAAATTCTTAGGTGAAGAGGATGAAAGTGAAGTATTACCAAGTGAAGGTACGAACATAAAAATATTCTTCTCAGATGGAATGAGCAAGGATACATTGATAACTTCAATGGCAAGGGAATTATCAATTGATTTCTCTATAGTATGGGGTAAGCTTGAAAAGTTCAGAGAGAGTGTACTTGGAAGCTTAGTAATCAATGTAACAGAAGAAAATAAGCAATTAGTAATAGATTATCTAGAAAAAAATCAAATTGTATGGGAGGTACTATAA
- the rlmD gene encoding 23S rRNA (uracil(1939)-C(5))-methyltransferase RlmD, whose protein sequence is MKKGNELEILIEEMEFPSQGIAHVEDKKIYVKNAFKGQKVFGRITKKRQDHAELRLLEVRERAPYEIEQKCSHFGVCGGCSSQTVPYDKQLEFKKEQVLKLFQDAKVPTGNFKGIEESPILWEYRNKMEFTFGDEEKGGPLTLGMHMKGKSFGVINVGQCTLVDEDFRKILTLTVDYFRSKELPYYRIMARQGYLRNLIVRKAKKTGEILVNLVTTTQINFDLTEWLELLKKQSYAGKLSTVIHTENDSLSEAVIVDKLNVLLGEGYITEELLGLKFKISPLSFFQTNSLGAEKLYSIVRDFMGDADNKVVFDLYCGTGTIGQIAAGKAQKVVGIELIEEAVEAANENAKLNGLNNCTFIAGDVAETIKTVTDKPDIIILDPPRSGVMPKAMEYVIKFNAKDIIYVSCNPKSLVTDLARLQYSGYQICETVLMDMFPNTPHVETVVKLCKKNQ, encoded by the coding sequence ATGAAAAAAGGAAATGAGCTTGAAATATTAATAGAAGAAATGGAATTTCCTTCTCAAGGAATTGCTCATGTAGAAGATAAAAAGATATATGTGAAAAATGCATTCAAAGGACAAAAAGTCTTTGGTAGAATAACTAAAAAGAGACAAGACCATGCTGAACTTAGATTGCTAGAAGTGAGAGAAAGAGCTCCATATGAAATAGAACAAAAATGCTCTCACTTTGGAGTATGTGGAGGCTGCTCTTCACAAACAGTTCCTTATGATAAGCAATTAGAATTCAAGAAGGAACAAGTTTTGAAACTTTTTCAAGATGCAAAGGTTCCAACAGGTAATTTTAAAGGCATAGAAGAAAGCCCAATACTATGGGAATATAGAAACAAGATGGAGTTTACCTTTGGTGATGAAGAAAAGGGTGGTCCATTAACTCTTGGAATGCACATGAAGGGTAAGTCTTTTGGAGTAATAAATGTTGGCCAATGTACATTAGTTGATGAAGACTTCAGAAAGATATTAACCCTAACAGTAGATTATTTTAGAAGCAAGGAACTTCCTTACTATAGAATAATGGCAAGACAAGGTTATTTAAGAAACTTAATTGTAAGAAAAGCAAAGAAAACTGGTGAGATATTAGTAAATCTAGTAACAACAACTCAAATAAACTTTGACCTAACAGAATGGTTAGAGCTTTTAAAGAAACAAAGTTATGCAGGTAAGCTATCAACAGTTATCCATACAGAAAATGATTCTCTATCAGAAGCAGTTATAGTGGATAAACTTAATGTGCTTTTAGGAGAAGGATATATCACAGAAGAACTTCTAGGCCTAAAGTTCAAGATATCTCCGTTATCTTTCTTCCAAACAAATTCACTAGGTGCAGAAAAGCTTTATAGCATAGTACGTGATTTTATGGGAGATGCAGACAACAAGGTAGTATTTGACCTTTATTGTGGAACAGGAACAATAGGTCAAATCGCAGCAGGAAAGGCTCAAAAGGTTGTTGGTATTGAACTTATAGAAGAAGCTGTAGAAGCAGCAAACGAAAATGCCAAACTAAATGGTCTTAATAACTGTACCTTCATAGCAGGAGATGTGGCTGAAACAATCAAAACAGTAACAGATAAGCCAGACATAATCATTCTGGATCCACCAAGAAGTGGAGTAATGCCAAAAGCAATGGAATATGTAATAAAGTTCAACGCAAAGGATATAATCTATGTATCCTGCAACCCAAAATCACTAGTAACAGATCTAGCAAGATTACAATACTCTGGATACCAGATATGTGAAACAGTGTTGATGGATATGTTCCCAAATACGCCTCACGTTGAGACAGTTGTGAAACTATGCAAGAAAAATCAGTAA
- a CDS encoding MetQ/NlpA family ABC transporter substrate-binding protein has protein sequence MKKRRILAIAIAGVLALGMVACGKKDDAKTIKIGVSPSPHKAIVMAAKPLLEKKGYKVEIIEFQDYVKPNIALNDKELDANFFQHIPYLNDMVKKENLKIEATVKVHIEPMALYSKKIKNINDLKDGSTIAIPSDSTNGARALKVLEHGGLIKVKSGDLVTAKDITENKKNLKFKEIEAAQIPRSLDDVDAAIINGNYALDAGFNPVKDGLLLEESSSPYANVVAVRTADKDTQKIKDLDAALNSPEVKKYIESQNGKIIPAF, from the coding sequence ATGAAAAAAAGAAGAATATTAGCAATAGCAATAGCAGGAGTTTTAGCCTTAGGCATGGTAGCATGCGGAAAGAAAGATGACGCTAAGACAATTAAAATTGGGGTATCACCAAGTCCACACAAAGCAATAGTTATGGCAGCAAAACCACTACTAGAGAAAAAGGGATATAAGGTAGAAATTATAGAATTCCAAGACTATGTAAAGCCAAACATAGCTTTAAATGACAAGGAATTAGATGCAAACTTCTTCCAACACATTCCTTACTTAAATGACATGGTGAAAAAGGAAAACTTAAAGATAGAAGCAACAGTTAAGGTTCATATAGAACCAATGGCTCTATACTCAAAGAAGATAAAAAACATCAATGATTTAAAAGATGGATCAACTATAGCAATACCAAGTGACTCAACTAATGGTGCAAGAGCATTAAAGGTTCTTGAACATGGTGGACTTATAAAGGTTAAGTCAGGTGATTTGGTTACAGCTAAAGATATAACAGAAAACAAGAAAAACTTAAAGTTCAAAGAAATTGAAGCAGCTCAAATTCCAAGAAGTCTTGATGATGTAGATGCAGCTATTATAAATGGTAACTATGCACTTGATGCTGGATTCAACCCAGTTAAAGATGGTTTACTATTAGAGGAATCTAGTTCACCATATGCAAATGTAGTAGCAGTAAGAACAGCAGATAAAGATACTCAAAAGATTAAAGATCTTGATGCAGCTTTAAACTCACCAGAAGTTAAGAAGTATATCGAAAGTCAAAATGGAAAGATAATTCCAGCATTTTAA
- a CDS encoding DUF4352 domain-containing protein produces MSKLIKCKACGSEIAAGAKCPKCGHDSRGFFSKHKIITGILVIIMLAAIGKAMGIKDEPKKVADNTSKSAATSNAKKEEKKEEKKDFKIGDTVALKGLNLTVTKVDKSNGTDFEKPKNGNEYVIVHVKIQNKGADKISYNPFYFKVQNSKGQIINETFTTINQDSALNSGDLAANGEIEGTIAFEEPKNDNGLVLQYQDNVFLKDEKIAINLK; encoded by the coding sequence ATGTCAAAATTAATCAAATGTAAGGCTTGTGGAAGTGAAATTGCAGCAGGGGCAAAATGTCCAAAGTGCGGACATGATAGTAGAGGCTTTTTTAGTAAGCACAAAATAATAACTGGGATTCTAGTAATAATCATGTTAGCTGCTATAGGAAAGGCAATGGGAATTAAAGATGAACCAAAGAAGGTAGCTGATAATACAAGCAAATCAGCTGCAACATCAAACGCTAAAAAAGAAGAAAAGAAAGAAGAAAAGAAAGATTTTAAAATTGGAGATACAGTTGCACTAAAAGGTCTTAACTTAACGGTTACGAAGGTTGATAAAAGTAATGGAACAGACTTTGAAAAACCTAAGAATGGGAATGAATATGTTATAGTACATGTTAAGATTCAAAATAAAGGTGCTGATAAAATAAGCTATAATCCTTTTTATTTTAAAGTCCAAAATAGTAAAGGACAAATAATAAATGAAACATTTACAACAATAAATCAAGATAGTGCTTTAAACAGTGGAGATTTAGCAGCTAATGGAGAAATAGAAGGAACAATTGCCTTTGAAGAACCTAAAAATGATAATGGATTAGTGTTACAATATCAAGACAATGTATTTCTTAAGGATGAAAAAATAGCTATTAATTTAAAATAA
- a CDS encoding RDD family protein, with the protein MNEENKNVEADAELIKEEIAEVKEEIKENEIKEALEGAEPVAEEKEDVKPAIVHDHEPKKQRVVEHVKAGFFARLVASIVDQVVVLALSVAILYAAEGILLALGFFVTQIPQLFFIIYIIVAVLYLAVVESTKLTRSIGKALLKI; encoded by the coding sequence ATGAACGAAGAAAATAAAAATGTAGAAGCAGATGCTGAGTTAATAAAGGAAGAAATTGCAGAAGTAAAAGAAGAGATTAAGGAAAATGAAATAAAGGAAGCACTTGAGGGTGCAGAACCTGTAGCAGAAGAAAAAGAAGATGTTAAACCAGCAATAGTACATGATCATGAACCTAAGAAACAAAGAGTAGTAGAACATGTTAAAGCTGGATTTTTCGCAAGATTAGTAGCAAGTATAGTAGATCAAGTTGTAGTGTTAGCTTTAAGTGTAGCTATATTATATGCTGCTGAGGGTATACTATTAGCATTAGGATTCTTTGTGACTCAAATACCACAATTATTCTTCATTATATATATAATAGTTGCGGTATTATACTTAGCAGTAGTTGAAAGCACAAAATTAACAAGATCAATCGGAAAAGCTTTATTAAAAATATAA
- a CDS encoding methionine ABC transporter permease, giving the protein MGEQTVQILVQAFTETLSMTAISTIFAVIIGFVFAIIMIVVAPDGLRPVPPVYKVLDVIVNILRSFPFVILMVVLVPVTRIIVGTSIGTAASMVPLTIAAAPFVTRVIESALKEVDKGVIEAAKSFGASNTQIIFKVMLKEAMPSIMLGITLTIISVVGYSAMAGAIGGGGLGDAAIRYGYQRFQTDIMIYTVIVLIVFVQVLQGLGNLLYKRLTK; this is encoded by the coding sequence ATGGGAGAACAAACAGTACAAATATTGGTACAAGCTTTTACAGAAACATTAAGCATGACAGCTATATCAACAATCTTTGCTGTTATCATAGGTTTTGTTTTTGCAATAATAATGATAGTGGTAGCACCAGATGGCTTAAGACCAGTGCCACCAGTTTATAAAGTTTTAGACGTTATAGTTAATATATTAAGATCTTTCCCATTTGTAATATTAATGGTAGTGCTAGTTCCAGTGACAAGAATTATTGTAGGAACATCTATAGGAACAGCGGCATCTATGGTACCACTAACAATAGCAGCAGCACCATTTGTTACAAGAGTTATAGAGTCAGCTTTAAAAGAAGTGGATAAGGGAGTTATTGAAGCAGCCAAATCTTTTGGAGCAAGCAATACACAAATTATATTCAAGGTTATGTTAAAGGAAGCCATGCCATCAATAATGCTAGGAATAACTTTAACAATAATAAGTGTAGTAGGTTACTCAGCAATGGCAGGAGCTATTGGCGGAGGTGGTCTTGGAGATGCAGCCATCAGATATGGTTACCAAAGATTCCAGACAGATATAATGATCTATACAGTAATAGTGTTAATAGTGTTTGTACAAGTCTTACAAGGCTTAGGAAACTTATTATATAAGAGATTAACGAAATAA